One stretch of Streptomyces agglomeratus DNA includes these proteins:
- a CDS encoding stage II sporulation protein M, with amino-acid sequence MDLDVFVTAHHAEWDRLDHLLRRGRRLTGAEADELVALYQRAATHLSVIQSSAPDPALTARLTQLVARARATVTGARRASWRDAARFLTAGFPAAVYRTRHWWVPTALLSIAVAAVIGWWIGTHPEVQSAIAAPADLREMTRPGGQYETYYSSHPAASFAAQVWTNNAQAAAMCLVLGAFFCFPVLGILFLNMLNLGVAIGLMSAAGRLDVFLGLVIPHGLLELTAVFVAAGTGLRLGWTLIDPGPRTRRAALAQEGRAAIGMAIGLALVLFVSGLIEGFVTPSGLPTWARIAIGAVAELAFLAYVYILGGRAARAGESGDVEESDRSAELPTAA; translated from the coding sequence ATGGACCTCGACGTCTTCGTCACCGCCCATCACGCAGAGTGGGACCGACTGGACCACCTCCTGCGCCGAGGCCGCCGCCTCACCGGAGCCGAAGCCGACGAGCTGGTCGCCCTCTACCAGCGCGCAGCCACCCACCTCTCGGTGATCCAGTCCAGCGCCCCCGACCCCGCTCTCACCGCCCGCCTGACCCAGCTCGTGGCCCGCGCCCGCGCCACCGTGACGGGCGCCCGCCGCGCCTCCTGGCGCGACGCGGCCCGTTTCCTGACCGCCGGCTTCCCCGCCGCCGTCTACCGCACCCGCCACTGGTGGGTCCCCACCGCGTTGCTCTCCATCGCCGTGGCCGCCGTGATCGGCTGGTGGATCGGCACCCACCCCGAGGTCCAGTCGGCCATCGCGGCCCCAGCGGACCTCCGCGAGATGACCCGCCCCGGCGGACAGTACGAGACGTACTACTCCAGCCACCCCGCAGCGTCCTTCGCCGCCCAGGTGTGGACGAACAACGCCCAGGCAGCGGCCATGTGCCTGGTCCTGGGCGCCTTCTTCTGTTTCCCGGTGCTCGGCATCCTCTTCCTCAACATGCTGAACCTCGGCGTGGCCATCGGCCTCATGTCCGCGGCGGGCCGCCTCGACGTCTTCCTGGGCCTGGTCATCCCGCACGGTCTCCTCGAACTGACCGCCGTGTTCGTAGCCGCGGGTACGGGACTGCGCCTCGGCTGGACCCTCATCGACCCGGGCCCACGCACCCGCCGCGCCGCACTGGCCCAAGAAGGCCGCGCCGCCATCGGCATGGCCATCGGACTGGCCCTGGTCCTCTTCGTCTCGGGCCTGATCGAAGGCTTCGTCACGCCGTCGGGCCTGCCCACCTGGGCCCGCATCGCCATCGGTGCAGTCGCCGAGCTGGCGTTTCTCGCGTACGTCTACATCCTCGGCGGACGCGCCGCGCGGGCCGGGGAGAGCGGGGACGTAGAAGAGAGCGACCGCAGCGCGGAGCTCCCCACCGCCGCGTGA